From Arachis stenosperma cultivar V10309 chromosome 2, arast.V10309.gnm1.PFL2, whole genome shotgun sequence, one genomic window encodes:
- the LOC130960390 gene encoding BTB/POZ domain-containing protein At5g48800 translates to MDRTDKQQHQQQLPLAKCARQRCSEWIFRDVPSDITIEVGGGTFSLHKFPLVSRSGRIRRLVAEHRDSDISRVELLNLPGGAECFELAAKFCYGINFEITSTNVVQLCCVSDYLEMSEDFSKDNLGSRAEEYLDSIVCKNLEMCVQVLQQCESLLPLADELKIVSRCIDAIASKACAEQIASSFSRLEYSSSGRLHMSRQAKCDGDWWIEDLSVLRIDMFQRVITAMKCRGVRPESIGASLVNYAQKELTKKSSLWNPSRETKVDANSSEHEKLVVEAIVSLLPVEKLAVPINFLFGLLRSAVMLDCAIASRLDLERRIGSQLDIATLDDILIPSFRHAGDTLFDVDTVHRILVNFCQQDDSEDDLEDASVFESDSPRSPSQTALVKVAKLVDNYLAEIAPDANLKLPKFMVIAETLPAHARTVHDGLYRAIDIYLKAHQGLTDMDKKKLCKLIDFQKLSQEAGAHAAQNERLPLQSIVQVLYFEQLRLRNSLSCSYGEDDPKPMHQSWRISSGALSAAMSPRDNYASLRRENRELKLELARLRMRLNDLEREHVCMKRDMAKSGSRKFMTSFSKKIGKLSFFGHISSRGSSSPSRNSQRTDSKVIERTCASHE, encoded by the exons ATGGACCGTACTGACAAACAGCAGCACCAGCAGCAGTTGCCTCTGGCAAAGTGTGCCAGGCAAAGATGCAGTGAATG GATTTTCCGGGATGTACCAAGTGATATAACTATAGAAGTTGGTGGAGGAACATTTTCATTACACAAG TTTCCTCTGGTCTCGCGAAGCGGCCGGATAAGGAGGCTAGTCGCGGAGCACAGAGATTCCGACATCTCAAGAGTGGAGCTTCTTAATCTACCAGGAGGAGCAGAATGCTTTGAGCTAGCAGCAAAATTCTGCTACGGGATAAACTTCGAGATCACTTCCACAAACGTTGTTCAGCTATGCTGTGTTTCGGACTATCTAGAAATGTCGGAGGACTTCTCCAAGGACAACCTCGGCTCGCGAGCCGAGGAGTATCTGGACAGCATTGTCTGCAAGAATCTTGAAATGTGTGTGCAAGTCTTGCAGCAGTGCGAAAGCCTGCTGCCTCTGGCGGATGAGCTGAAGATTGTTAGCCGGTGCATCGACGCCATCGCCTCGAAAGCCTGCGCCGAACAGATAGCTTCTAGCTTCTCAAGATTGGAGTACAGCAGTTCAGGGAGGTTACATATGAGCCGGCAGGCGAAATGCGACGGCGATTGGTGGATCGAAGATCTCTCTGTTCTTAGAATTGACATGTTTCAGAGAGTCATAACGGCGATGAAATGCCGCGGCGTTCGGCCGGAGAGTATCGGCGCTTCGCTAGTGAATTATGCTCAGAAGGAGTTGACTAAGAAATCAAGCTTGTGGAATCCTTCTAGGGAGACTAAAGTGGATGCGAATTCGAGCGAGCACGAGAAGCTTGTGGTTGAAGCAATCGTTAGTCTTTTGCCTGTTGAGAAGCTTGCAGTTCCAATAAACTTCCTCTTCGGCCTTCTTCGAAGCGCCGTGATGCTCGATTGCGCGATCGCCTCGCGGCTCGATCTTGAAAGAAGGATCGGATCGCAGCTAGATATTGCCACTCTTGATGATATCCTGATTCCGTCTTTCCGGCACGCCGGCGACACATTGTTTGATGTTGACACGGTTCATAGGATTCTGGTGAATTTTTGTCAGCAAGATGATAGTGAAGATGATCTAGAAGACGCTTCGGTTTTTGAATCTGATAGCCCACGTTCGCCTTCGCAAACTGCGTTGGTTAAGGTTGCGAAATTAGTTGATAATTACCTGGCCGAAATCGCCCCTGATGCAAACCTGAAGCTGCCTAAGTTCATGGTCATTGCAGAAACCTTGCCGGCGCATGCTCGGACGGTCCATGACGGATTATATCGGGCCATCGATATTTACTTGAAA GCGCATCAAGGTTTGACAGATATGGACAAGAAAAAACTATGCAAACTGATTGACTTTCAGAAACTTTCTCAAGAAGCCGGAGCTCACGCCGCTCAAAACGAGCGGCTTCCTCTGCAATCAATTGTGCAAGTTCTGTATTTTGAACAACTAAGACTCAGAAATTCTTTGTCCTGTTCTTATGGGGAAGATGACCCCAAGCCGATGCACCAGTCGTGGCGAATTAGTAGTGGCGCTCTGAGCGCCGCTATGTCTCCACGAGACAATTATGCGTCGTTGAGGCGAGAGAATCGCGAGCTAAAGCTTGAGTTAGCGCGGCTGCGAATGAGACTGAATGATCTTGAGAGGGAGCATGTTTGCATGAAGAGGGACATGGCCAAGTCCGGATCTAGAAAATTTATGACTTCATTCTCTAAAAAGATTGGTAAGCTTAGCTTCTTTGGACATATTTCTTCAAGAGGATCAAGTTCTCCTTCAAGGAATTCTCAAAGAACAGATTCAAAGGTGATTGAGAGAACCTGTGCCAGCCATGAATAG